A portion of the Limibacter armeniacum genome contains these proteins:
- a CDS encoding helix-turn-helix transcriptional regulator, giving the protein MKNKLKVLRAEKDMTQADLADSLGVSRQTINAIEKGKFDPSLPLAFKISKLFKLRIEEIFNDPEDE; this is encoded by the coding sequence ATGAAAAATAAACTAAAAGTACTTCGGGCAGAAAAAGATATGACGCAAGCAGATTTAGCTGACTCATTGGGGGTTTCTCGCCAAACAATCAATGCTATTGAGAAGGGGAAGTTTGACCCGAGTTTACCATTAGCATTCAAAATATCGAAATTATTTAAGCTACGCATTGAAGAAATCTTCAATGACCCTGAAGATGAATGA
- a CDS encoding YDG/SRA domain-containing protein, translated as MRVFGEIKGVIEGQLFGNRILLAEAGIHKPHVAGISGSENEGADSIVISGGYVDDEDLGVFTISESFEIIGLESEYKKLTVHKKHNIDKECLKYHREHHYKK; from the coding sequence ATGAGAGTTTTTGGAGAGATAAAAGGTGTTATTGAAGGGCAGTTATTCGGTAATAGAATTTTATTAGCTGAGGCAGGAATACATAAACCGCATGTCGCTGGTATAAGTGGTTCAGAAAATGAAGGAGCTGATTCAATCGTAATTTCAGGTGGTTATGTTGATGACGAAGATTTAGGTGTATTTACTATATCTGAAAGTTTTGAAATAATAGGCTTAGAATCAGAATATAAAAAGCTAACAGTTCACAAGAAACACAACATTGATAAAGAATGTTTAAAATACCATAGAGAGCATCATTATAAAAAGTAA
- a CDS encoding helix-turn-helix domain-containing protein has product MEVARLLLKQYIQKKEDHNLSFRIFDLADKSLEGYAQVHKKDHFCLIFLTQGSIKVHIEDSFHVLSPGKISIIFPDQIQFISDASDDAIGKIVLFDEVLFCSDILNNELTVYNVNLTSKLGCVQLTETEFQQVLQYTSAIESIYAFPSLIKKEQARFYIKILLLDIIEALHGEIPMLQHETDKGIYIQFKKTLNTRYKEHRTVKYYADKLAVSTKKLNAITKKHCGHTAISAIHYRILTEIKRQMLYSDLSHKQIALDLGFSSPSALHKFVKAKLKETPTDLQLKLEQMYNA; this is encoded by the coding sequence ATGGAGGTAGCACGTTTATTATTGAAGCAATACATTCAAAAGAAAGAAGACCATAACTTATCTTTCCGGATTTTTGACTTAGCCGACAAGTCCTTGGAAGGATATGCCCAAGTTCATAAAAAAGACCATTTCTGTTTAATTTTTTTGACCCAAGGCAGTATTAAAGTTCACATTGAGGATTCCTTTCATGTGCTAAGCCCTGGGAAAATCTCCATTATTTTTCCTGACCAAATCCAGTTTATCAGTGATGCTAGTGATGATGCTATAGGCAAAATCGTACTTTTTGATGAGGTGCTTTTCTGTTCAGACATTCTCAACAATGAATTGACTGTATACAATGTAAACCTTACTTCAAAGCTAGGTTGTGTTCAACTGACAGAGACAGAGTTCCAACAGGTTTTACAATATACAAGCGCTATCGAATCAATATATGCTTTCCCTAGCCTTATCAAAAAGGAACAAGCCCGATTTTATATTAAAATCCTCCTTTTGGATATCATAGAGGCTTTGCATGGAGAAATCCCAATGCTGCAACATGAAACTGACAAGGGAATCTATATCCAGTTCAAAAAGACACTCAATACCCGTTACAAGGAACACAGGACTGTCAAGTACTATGCTGATAAGCTTGCTGTCAGCACAAAAAAGTTGAATGCGATTACAAAGAAGCATTGCGGACATACAGCTATCAGTGCGATCCACTACCGTATTCTTACAGAAATAAAGCGGCAGATGTTGTACTCTGACTTGTCGCATAAACAGATTGCCTTAGACTTGGGATTCAGTTCACCATCGGCGCTCCATAAGTTTGTCAAAGCCAAGCTGAAGGAAACGCCTACAGACCTCCAACTTAAACTGGAGCAAATGTATAACGCATAG
- a CDS encoding iron-containing alcohol dehydrogenase produces the protein MSKLFIAGEVFHGAGSLSELKGIKGTKAFIVIGGGSMKRNGTLDKTISYLKEAGIESTVFDGVEEDPSSATCFKGAEAMRAFEPDWVIGLGGCSAIDAAKTMWIFYEYPDADFDELTKPFSVPTLRKKAKFIAIPSTSGTGTETTGLAVITDREKGVKYPIVSYELTPDIAIVDGEICASMPAHVTSNTGLDALTHCVEAFVSNIDDNYADVLSKGGLEIVFDNLEEAVRNPDNIKARQKMHDASFMAGLAFNNAWLGIVHSLSHQVGALYGIPHGCSNAIFLPNVIRYNESATEKYPALAKVIGGNSAEDLALSIEDLRTKVGNISSIKEFGVSKEDWDKNLDYIAKNALADPCTGFNPRVPTLEELKAIYNACYEGLVYTEA, from the coding sequence ATGAGTAAATTATTCATCGCAGGGGAGGTATTTCACGGTGCTGGAAGCCTGTCCGAACTAAAAGGAATAAAAGGTACAAAGGCTTTCATCGTAATTGGTGGTGGTTCGATGAAAAGAAACGGTACACTGGATAAAACAATCAGCTACCTAAAAGAAGCTGGAATTGAAAGTACAGTATTTGACGGTGTTGAAGAAGATCCATCATCTGCTACCTGTTTTAAAGGTGCTGAAGCCATGCGTGCTTTTGAGCCTGATTGGGTGATTGGATTGGGAGGTTGCTCCGCTATCGATGCGGCAAAAACCATGTGGATATTTTATGAGTACCCAGATGCGGATTTTGATGAGCTGACGAAACCATTCAGTGTTCCTACACTCAGAAAAAAAGCCAAGTTTATTGCGATTCCTTCTACAAGTGGTACAGGAACTGAAACAACTGGTTTGGCTGTCATCACAGATAGAGAGAAGGGTGTTAAATATCCGATTGTATCGTATGAGTTGACTCCTGACATCGCTATCGTTGATGGTGAGATTTGTGCTTCTATGCCTGCCCATGTTACTTCAAACACTGGTTTGGATGCACTGACACACTGTGTTGAAGCATTTGTTTCTAACATTGATGACAATTATGCTGATGTGCTTTCTAAAGGCGGTCTTGAAATTGTATTTGACAATCTGGAAGAAGCAGTAAGAAACCCTGATAACATCAAGGCAAGACAAAAAATGCATGATGCTTCCTTTATGGCAGGATTGGCCTTCAACAATGCATGGTTGGGAATTGTACACTCCTTGTCTCATCAGGTTGGAGCCTTGTATGGCATCCCTCACGGATGTTCAAATGCTATATTCTTACCAAACGTAATTCGCTACAATGAATCGGCTACTGAAAAGTATCCAGCATTGGCGAAAGTAATCGGAGGAAACTCAGCTGAGGACTTGGCACTATCAATTGAAGACCTGAGAACGAAAGTAGGTAACATCTCTTCCATCAAAGAGTTTGGTGTTTCAAAAGAAGATTGGGACAAGAACCTGGACTATATTGCAAAAAATGCATTGGCAGACCCTTGTACAGGTTTCAATCCACGTGTACCAACACTGGAGGAGCTCAAAGCTATTTACAATGCCTGCTATGAAGGTCTTGTATATACTGAAGCATAA
- a CDS encoding family 43 glycosylhydrolase: MKYTKVILSIIFSCLSLLANAQGNKESGDKNVYTNPIMGGDYPDPSILVDGKDYYVVHSSFEYYPGLLIWHSTDLINWTPVANALHKYVGSVWAPDLVKHDGKYYIYFPANNTNYVVTADKIEGPWSEPVHLDITMIDPGHVADEEGNRYLYFSSGSYVPLSKDGLSIAGEVKHSYDGWEIPREWSIECFCMEGPKLFKRGEYYYLTVAEGGTAGPATGHMVISARSKSPLGPWENSPYNPITRAESPSERWASIGHGTVFEDASHKWWMMYHGYENDHYNMGRQTLLTPIEWTKDGWFKIPEGITVDKPIKLPKGAKPQKAFTLSDSFKGNELNPQWKFFGEYDPSRYQTSDDGLTIKGKGSAVADCSPMLIVPADHSYTAQVELEIKGDAVGGLVLFYNQQSYSGILADNQNILTNLRGWQFPTEKEVINRHVYLRLQNLNNTVNMYYSIDGENWIKTENSAEVSAMHHNVLSGFMSLRIGLCAMGKGEVTFKNFEYTPIINHKS; encoded by the coding sequence ATGAAATATACCAAGGTTATTCTGTCAATTATATTTTCCTGCTTGAGCCTGCTGGCAAATGCACAGGGAAACAAGGAGTCGGGAGATAAAAACGTTTACACGAACCCGATCATGGGAGGGGATTATCCTGACCCGAGTATTCTGGTGGATGGAAAGGATTATTATGTAGTCCACTCTTCGTTTGAGTACTATCCGGGGCTGCTGATATGGCATTCAACAGATTTAATCAACTGGACACCAGTAGCCAATGCCTTGCATAAGTATGTAGGTTCTGTCTGGGCACCTGATTTGGTAAAGCATGACGGGAAGTATTATATCTATTTTCCTGCAAACAATACCAACTATGTGGTGACTGCCGATAAGATCGAAGGTCCGTGGAGTGAGCCTGTACATTTGGATATCACCATGATTGATCCGGGACACGTAGCGGATGAGGAAGGCAATAGGTATCTTTATTTCAGCAGTGGCAGCTATGTGCCCTTGTCAAAAGATGGTTTGTCAATTGCCGGAGAGGTGAAGCATAGTTATGATGGATGGGAGATTCCACGTGAGTGGAGCATAGAGTGTTTCTGTATGGAAGGTCCAAAACTTTTCAAGCGTGGAGAATATTATTACCTGACTGTAGCAGAGGGTGGAACAGCCGGTCCGGCAACAGGACATATGGTGATCTCAGCTCGTTCTAAATCTCCACTTGGTCCTTGGGAAAACTCTCCATACAACCCCATCACCCGTGCAGAAAGTCCTTCAGAGAGATGGGCTTCAATAGGGCATGGAACTGTCTTTGAAGATGCTTCCCATAAATGGTGGATGATGTACCACGGATACGAGAATGATCACTACAATATGGGACGCCAGACATTGCTGACACCAATTGAGTGGACAAAAGACGGATGGTTCAAAATTCCGGAAGGTATCACTGTGGATAAACCTATCAAGTTGCCTAAAGGTGCAAAGCCGCAAAAAGCCTTTACGTTGAGTGACAGCTTTAAGGGTAATGAGCTAAACCCGCAATGGAAGTTTTTCGGTGAGTATGACCCAAGCAGATACCAGACTTCTGACGATGGTCTTACCATCAAGGGAAAAGGAAGTGCTGTAGCAGACTGTTCACCAATGCTGATCGTACCTGCTGACCACTCTTATACGGCACAAGTGGAGCTGGAAATCAAGGGGGATGCAGTTGGTGGTCTGGTACTTTTCTACAATCAGCAATCATACTCAGGTATTTTGGCGGATAACCAAAACATTTTGACAAACCTGAGAGGGTGGCAGTTCCCAACAGAGAAGGAGGTAATCAACAGGCATGTGTACCTTCGTCTGCAAAACCTGAACAATACAGTCAACATGTATTATAGCATAGACGGTGAAAACTGGATCAAGACCGAGAACTCTGCGGAAGTATCGGCAATGCATCACAATGTGTTGAGCGGCTTTATGAGTTTGCGTATCGGGCTTTGCGCAATGGGCAAGGGAGAGGTCACATTCAAGAATTTCGAATATACCCCCATCATTAACCACAAGTCTTAA
- a CDS encoding GH39 family glycosyl hydrolase, whose product MIRSLIASLLLIILSTSLLLAQQRSISVDLQKEQGPMNTMFKECIGAGRANEGLRADWQQQLKAVKEDCDFKYIRMHGLLTDDMAVYREDRQGNPVYNYQYVDALYDYILELGMKPFVELGFMPSAMASGDQTIFWWKGNVTPPRDYKKWEDLIKNLVQHFTDRYGEEEVMTWYFEVWNEPNLSPGFWAGTQEEYFKLYQYAAQGVKAVNPQYKVGGPATAGAAWVPETIVFCEKNKVPIDFISTHAYGVQQGFLDEFGTTGTVLNEDEWAVSGEVIASRKQIATSSMPNLELLFTEWSSSYTPADPVHDSYHQAAYILNKIKQVDDAATSMSYWVFTDIFEEAGPRVTPFHGGFGLMNTQGIKKSAYHAYSFMNKLGETELENKDKASWACKNSTGDFQLLFWDYTYTLPKDSINNQDYFNQDLPALQKGSAKVEIAGIPEGNYQMEIYTVGYMNNDPYTLYTQLGQPDQLTKRQVNFLKDNSNGSPKVTELVKVDKKGKFSREIQLRENDVYLISFKRL is encoded by the coding sequence ATGATAAGATCTTTAATAGCGAGTTTACTGCTCATCATACTGAGTACCTCGCTGCTTCTTGCCCAGCAAAGAAGCATTTCAGTGGACCTCCAAAAAGAGCAGGGACCGATGAATACCATGTTTAAGGAATGTATCGGAGCCGGACGTGCCAATGAAGGTTTAAGAGCCGATTGGCAACAACAACTGAAGGCGGTAAAGGAGGACTGTGATTTCAAGTACATCAGGATGCACGGTCTGTTGACCGATGATATGGCAGTGTATAGGGAAGACAGGCAGGGCAATCCGGTTTACAACTATCAGTATGTTGATGCGCTATACGATTATATCCTTGAGCTAGGCATGAAGCCTTTTGTGGAGTTGGGATTTATGCCTTCAGCCATGGCAAGCGGGGACCAGACTATTTTTTGGTGGAAAGGAAACGTAACCCCTCCGAGAGACTATAAGAAATGGGAAGACCTGATCAAGAATTTGGTGCAGCATTTTACTGACCGTTATGGTGAGGAAGAGGTCATGACCTGGTATTTCGAGGTATGGAACGAACCTAACTTATCACCCGGATTTTGGGCAGGGACACAGGAAGAATATTTCAAGCTTTATCAGTATGCAGCTCAAGGAGTAAAAGCAGTAAACCCTCAATACAAAGTAGGAGGGCCAGCAACGGCAGGAGCGGCTTGGGTACCAGAGACGATTGTGTTCTGCGAGAAAAATAAGGTGCCTATCGACTTTATCAGTACACACGCCTATGGTGTACAGCAAGGGTTTTTGGATGAGTTTGGTACCACAGGTACTGTTTTGAATGAAGATGAATGGGCAGTAAGTGGGGAAGTGATTGCCTCAAGAAAGCAGATTGCAACATCATCCATGCCTAATCTGGAATTGCTTTTTACAGAGTGGAGTTCTTCTTATACACCTGCCGATCCTGTTCACGACAGCTATCATCAGGCGGCTTATATCCTCAATAAGATCAAGCAGGTGGATGATGCTGCCACTTCCATGTCTTACTGGGTATTTACGGATATTTTTGAAGAAGCAGGACCGAGAGTAACACCTTTCCACGGTGGCTTTGGTTTGATGAATACACAGGGCATCAAGAAATCGGCTTACCATGCTTATTCCTTTATGAATAAGCTGGGAGAGACGGAGTTGGAAAATAAGGACAAGGCTTCATGGGCTTGTAAAAACAGTACTGGCGATTTTCAATTGCTGTTCTGGGATTATACCTATACACTTCCCAAAGATTCGATAAACAATCAGGATTACTTTAATCAGGATTTGCCTGCTCTACAGAAGGGAAGCGCCAAGGTGGAGATTGCAGGAATTCCTGAAGGAAACTACCAAATGGAAATATATACAGTCGGCTATATGAATAACGACCCATATACCCTGTACACCCAATTGGGACAACCTGACCAATTAACAAAAAGACAGGTCAATTTCCTGAAAGACAATAGCAATGGTAGCCCGAAGGTGACAGAATTAGTCAAAGTGGATAAAAAAGGGAAGTTCAGCCGTGAGATCCAGTTAAGGGAGAATGATGTCTACCTGATTAGTTTTAAAAGGCTGTAG
- a CDS encoding helix-turn-helix domain-containing protein: MEERSTLKIFSSKYFLWPVSVLSVIFIAVIGYFAGIEDKTVFPDSQQFGLVGYTDSIDGGNTQILEQTVTDSKLTFRFQLREGFFSPYAGVSIMPSDRAQYIDVSQYNQISLCLSGKGIDRLGLGVYTPLPDEQKISLEDENLHHSYLTISDKEATYHIPLNQLKHPEWWEDLHQISESKKSKPDLSRILHINLGSAYVPEIEEEKTLEVYSIAFTRNNSKLWVILGTSYIAFVVLLFGLRYGRTYQRKKKEEVTVSYKPVEVTEISAVNEEECIAYINQHFHNNELSLDLVAKEIGISQRKITGIINERFSCNFKTYINRIRIHEAQRLLTETELNIGEIAYKVGYNNQSHFNRVFKAEVKISPSEYRDNQ, from the coding sequence ATGGAGGAACGTTCGACTCTCAAAATATTTAGCTCAAAATATTTTCTGTGGCCTGTAAGCGTATTGTCTGTAATTTTCATCGCTGTGATAGGCTATTTTGCTGGAATTGAGGATAAAACCGTCTTCCCTGATTCGCAGCAGTTTGGACTGGTCGGATATACGGATAGCATCGATGGGGGAAATACGCAGATACTTGAACAGACGGTTACCGATTCCAAGCTTACGTTCAGGTTTCAGTTGCGGGAAGGGTTTTTCAGTCCTTATGCAGGTGTCAGCATTATGCCCTCCGATAGAGCGCAATATATTGATGTTTCCCAATACAATCAGATCAGCTTATGTCTTTCAGGAAAGGGAATCGACCGGTTGGGACTAGGTGTTTATACCCCTTTGCCTGACGAGCAGAAGATTTCCTTGGAGGATGAGAACCTTCATCATTCCTACCTGACGATATCGGATAAAGAGGCTACTTACCATATTCCGCTAAACCAGCTGAAGCATCCGGAGTGGTGGGAAGACCTGCACCAAATTTCAGAGTCCAAAAAAAGCAAGCCGGACTTAAGCCGTATCCTTCATATCAATCTGGGTTCTGCATATGTTCCCGAGATTGAAGAGGAGAAAACGCTAGAGGTGTATTCCATTGCATTTACCAGAAACAACAGCAAACTCTGGGTAATTCTCGGCACAAGCTATATTGCTTTCGTCGTATTGCTTTTTGGTTTGCGCTACGGGCGCACTTACCAAAGAAAGAAAAAGGAAGAGGTAACGGTGTCTTACAAACCAGTGGAAGTGACCGAGATTTCGGCTGTCAATGAGGAAGAATGTATCGCCTATATCAACCAGCATTTTCATAATAACGAACTGAGTCTTGACCTTGTGGCTAAAGAAATCGGCATCTCTCAACGGAAAATAACAGGCATCATCAACGAGCGTTTTAGCTGTAACTTCAAGACCTACATCAACCGCATCAGAATCCACGAAGCCCAACGTCTACTAACCGAAACAGAACTCAATATTGGGGAGATCGCCTATAAAGTTGGCTACAATAATCAGAGTCATTTCAATAGAGTGTTCAAGGCGGAAGTGAAAATTAGTCCTTCAGAATATCGTGATAATCAGTGA
- a CDS encoding YybH family protein has protein sequence MKSLLDDKTTNEIQTILGRFLDTWNDKDLEGFMDNFLEDAEFTDVVSQTAIGKEAIKKQHDFAFNVVMKNASFEMKNLLIREILSDVVMVSANWLNKNSQTPNGKHLPDRNGVIQFVIMKDQDLNWKFKIVHNSDFSLPYEKQERIIE, from the coding sequence ATGAAATCATTGTTAGACGACAAGACCACAAATGAAATCCAGACCATTTTAGGACGGTTTTTGGATACATGGAATGATAAGGACCTCGAAGGGTTTATGGATAATTTTCTTGAGGACGCTGAGTTTACCGATGTAGTAAGTCAGACGGCAATTGGCAAGGAAGCCATCAAAAAGCAACATGACTTTGCTTTTAATGTGGTGATGAAAAATGCTTCTTTTGAAATGAAAAACCTCTTGATCCGAGAAATCTTATCAGATGTAGTGATGGTAAGTGCGAATTGGTTGAATAAGAATAGTCAAACACCGAATGGGAAACATCTTCCTGACAGAAATGGTGTTATTCAATTTGTGATTATGAAAGATCAGGATTTAAACTGGAAATTCAAGATTGTCCATAATTCGGATTTTTCATTGCCTTATGAAAAGCAGGAACGAATTATAGAGTAG
- a CDS encoding helix-turn-helix transcriptional regulator — protein sequence MKKTASDKILMILKMRGKITAAALAKELGITKEGVRLQLVKLTEEDLVETTSKREGVGRPVTYYSLSEKSTSKFPDSHAQMTVELLQSVKSLLGDNALDLLINDREKKIYQRYEDELKKATTIEKRLTKLCKIRSDEGYMAEWKKEKGEYFLIENHCPICAAATECQGFCRSELNNFRQLMGDEFLVERVQHIVSGEERCTYRIREKDNIL from the coding sequence ATGAAGAAGACAGCATCAGACAAAATATTGATGATCCTAAAAATGCGGGGCAAAATAACCGCAGCAGCTTTGGCGAAAGAATTAGGCATAACCAAAGAAGGGGTTCGCTTGCAACTGGTGAAATTGACGGAAGAAGACCTGGTAGAAACCACGTCAAAGCGTGAAGGTGTTGGTAGGCCTGTCACCTATTATTCACTAAGTGAAAAAAGTACCTCCAAATTTCCCGATTCGCACGCCCAGATGACTGTAGAGTTATTGCAATCGGTCAAAAGCCTATTGGGTGACAATGCCTTGGATTTATTGATAAACGATAGAGAGAAAAAAATATATCAGCGTTACGAAGACGAATTAAAAAAAGCGACAACCATCGAAAAGCGCCTAACGAAGTTGTGTAAAATACGTTCTGACGAGGGTTATATGGCAGAATGGAAAAAGGAAAAGGGCGAATATTTTTTGATAGAAAACCATTGTCCTATCTGTGCTGCTGCTACTGAGTGTCAGGGGTTTTGTCGCAGCGAACTGAATAACTTCAGGCAGTTGATGGGAGATGAGTTCTTGGTTGAGCGTGTACAGCATATTGTCTCAGGAGAAGAACGGTGTACCTACCGGATAAGAGAAAAAGATAATATATTATAA
- a CDS encoding superoxide dismutase: protein MGYKLPELPFAYDALANHFDTETMTIHHQRHHQAYVNNLNKSVEDNGLEAETLESLLKNISKHSPAVRNNGGGHYNHSLFWETLSPTPKTAPEGKLAEEINKVFGSLEQLKAQINQAGMQQFGSGWAWLFVKYNGALGVSGTANQDNPLMDTNITNQGYPILGVDVWEHAYYLKYQNKRADYLDAFWAVLDWAAVEKKYEEVLSKLK, encoded by the coding sequence ATGGGTTACAAACTTCCTGAGTTGCCTTTCGCATACGATGCGTTAGCCAACCATTTTGATACAGAGACGATGACCATCCACCACCAACGTCATCACCAAGCGTATGTAAACAACCTGAACAAATCGGTTGAGGATAACGGCTTGGAAGCTGAAACGCTGGAAAGCCTTCTGAAAAATATCAGCAAGCACAGCCCTGCTGTAAGAAACAACGGAGGAGGACATTACAACCACTCTCTGTTCTGGGAAACCTTATCGCCTACGCCTAAAACTGCACCAGAAGGCAAATTGGCAGAGGAGATCAACAAGGTTTTCGGAAGCCTTGAACAATTGAAAGCGCAAATCAATCAAGCTGGAATGCAGCAGTTCGGCTCTGGTTGGGCTTGGTTGTTTGTGAAGTACAATGGCGCATTGGGCGTATCAGGTACTGCTAACCAAGACAATCCTTTGATGGACACAAACATCACGAACCAAGGCTACCCTATTCTGGGTGTTGACGTTTGGGAACATGCTTATTACCTGAAGTACCAAAACAAGCGTGCAGACTATCTGGATGCTTTCTGGGCAGTGCTGGATTGGGCTGCTGTTGAGAAAAAGTACGAGGAAGTGCTTTCAAAACTGAAATAA
- a CDS encoding NADPH-dependent FMN reductase yields MKALIFNGALERRENATSERLSRFLSEYLHELGIETSIFKIADAGIPLFDVSLQKTPNSVVVMNHVFREADVHIWLTPLYHGSMTGVMKNCLDWLQYSANLPKPYLIGKIIGLVCWADGVQAMQGINAMDAVAKALRAWTAPLSIPIERSKLFDENGEISSHYKDRFTTLLQLLTEAKV; encoded by the coding sequence ATGAAAGCATTGATATTTAACGGTGCGTTGGAAAGAAGGGAAAATGCAACTTCTGAACGCCTGTCAAGATTTTTGAGTGAATACCTTCACGAACTGGGTATCGAAACCAGCATATTCAAAATTGCGGATGCTGGTATTCCACTTTTTGATGTTTCCCTACAAAAAACGCCTAACTCGGTCGTGGTGATGAACCATGTATTTCGTGAAGCCGATGTACATATCTGGCTTACGCCACTTTATCATGGCAGCATGACTGGTGTGATGAAAAACTGTCTGGACTGGTTACAATACAGTGCGAACCTACCAAAACCTTACCTTATAGGAAAAATCATTGGTCTGGTTTGCTGGGCAGACGGTGTACAGGCTATGCAGGGTATCAATGCCATGGATGCCGTTGCCAAAGCACTCAGAGCATGGACTGCCCCACTGAGCATTCCAATAGAACGTAGTAAGCTGTTTGATGAAAATGGTGAAATCAGCTCCCATTACAAAGACCGTTTTACAACATTACTGCAACTTTTAACTGAAGCTAAAGTATAA